CCTTCTATACCGAGGGCGCGCGCTCCTTCTACGGTGATCGTGCGATCAACAGCCCAGCTGATCTGAAAGGCATGAAGATACGCGTGCAGCCGAGTCCATCTGCAATTCGCATGGTTGAACTGCTCGGCGGCAACCCGACGCCAATTTCCTGGGGCGAGCTTTACAGCGCTTTGCAGCAGGGTGTCGTTGATGGTGCGGAAAACAACCCGACTGCTCTGACTACGGCTCGTCACGGCGAAGTTGCGAAGCACTTCTCGCTTGATGAGCACACCATGATCCCGTCGGTCGTTGTCATTTCCTCGTGTGCTTATGATGCATTGACTGAGGACCAGCGTTCCGCGCTGCGTCAGTCAGCACTGGAATCAATGGAAGCGCATCGCAAGTCCTGGAACGCCGCTTCGGACGCCGCAATCGAAGAAGCGCAGAAAGAGTTGGGCGTGACCGTTCATACCGTTGAGAAAGCGCCTTTCGTGGAAGCGGTTCTACCGATGCACGAAGAAGTCGCCGCGAAGTCGGAAAAGCTCGCTGATCTGATTGCCCGCATCAAGGCGGCAGTGAACTGACGACGACGGACCAAGGAACAGGCCCATGCTCGAGCGCTCCGATCTGGCAGATAATGCCCTTCAGTGTCTGCATGATGAGGACTATGACCGTCCTTACAACTTGCAGAACCTGAATGCGGAAACGCTGATCTTCACCAGGGGGCGGGAAGGCTGCTCCCTGGATGGAGAGTGGAACTTTTGTGTCGATCTGCTCGACACCGGGCTTAGGCAGAAATGGTTCTCCATGCTGCCTGAAGCTCCGGAAGAGCGGGTTGAGCCCTGGGACTACGATCCCTATGAGGGCGAGACTGTG
The genomic region above belongs to Labrenzia sp. CE80 and contains:
- a CDS encoding TRAP transporter substrate-binding protein gives rise to the protein MVNFTRVTALAATTILGATLTAEAVTLRLNHNNPPEHPVHISMQIMADRVSELTDGDVKIRIYPNGQLGTQRESMELVQNCSLEMARSNASELEAFEESYSALNLPYIFQSEAHFNDVITGEIGADILNASSEQGFRGVAFYTEGARSFYGDRAINSPADLKGMKIRVQPSPSAIRMVELLGGNPTPISWGELYSALQQGVVDGAENNPTALTTARHGEVAKHFSLDEHTMIPSVVVISSCAYDALTEDQRSALRQSALESMEAHRKSWNAASDAAIEEAQKELGVTVHTVEKAPFVEAVLPMHEEVAAKSEKLADLIARIKAAVN